The DNA window TTTTGATAAAGCTTAGGGGAACATTTGATTTCACCAAACTTGTCTAAGTGCATGTGAGGTATAAGAGCCTGATCAGCCTGTTTTTCGATATCTTTtagggcgagtggtagcaggacgtacgtattgcaatcttattttcactttcttttaatattaaccgtccatttaagtttagattaatctaaaccatctattagttttttatattgtaactgattcctagtttttagggtggagagatgacggatgtggttacttaacttgtctaatatttttttatataaataaaaaataaaaatccaatataagcggacttctccttcgattttgttgagaaatctcaattctctctctttctctctctctctctctctccttgctttttcTTTAACATTGTTCCTTATTTCTAcagccaccatcatcatcatctctctctccctctctctctctctctctctcaaaatagaatgagataagaaaaaaatcaacataactattttcaggcattgagcatatgagagacttggccacacatatccaaataccatgtttacatattaatcattagAAAAtgggatttggacagtaaaatttgcatgtatggcaaaagacaaatttgaattaataaagtaaacaaagctattgaatatctaggattttattattacttattgggtagatattattaacctatgagaatttaccatggatgcaaatctttactgaaattggtaaacaaaacttcaactagactggagagcggtgaaaaaggaagaagaaagaaggaacaaccttgatGAAGAAAcaatgagagaaagaaagagatgatcgagatttctaagtggaatgaaaggaggagtccacttatattgggatttttattatttatttatttaaatattaataatattaaacagagttgtaactgtttacaactctaTTAGCatgattaacatatttaacacgtgtcaatcatatcacttacgtgaacatttATCGAGCTCCAAACATtccgcattcctatttttctgcactTACCGAGCCATTTTGCCTTATTTATTGGTGGTTTCTCTTAATGATTGTTTACGGTTTATTATCAATATGGTCTCagtttttcatataaaaataaaatgcaaaactTAATAAATTTTGGTAACAGCTGCTAGTCAGGTGAACCCTACACACCTTGAACCTTTGACCTCAAGTTTGAATACATAACCAACAAACCCTTGAGTATCCCAAAAATACTCATCCATGACAAAGAAGGATTTTATTTTACTGATATTAAATTTCCTCTTTTGTCACCCTTTTATTGTAATAACCGTTGTTTATCGGTTTCTTTATTGGTTTCAGTCTGTTAtcaatttatttaataattattCCCATCAAATATTCTCCCTTTCAACCTTCTCAAATGGATTgggtcaaaaagaaaaaattttgaatcagACTGGTATTGAGTATTGACCTATATAACTTTGGGCTAAAAATGAGGTATTTTAGAATACCTCTATCTtctctttacttcttcttctccaccaAGCCTTGAACCTTAGACCTCAAGGTTAAACATACGACACACAAACCATTGAGGTTACCAAGAGGCTGGTGACCTAACCAGAATTTATTTAAGTCATATTCAATTTTTTCCTCTGCCTCCAATTTCTCATTTaatcagaggaaaaaaaaaaaaaaaaaacagaataataAGAGAGGAAGATGGGGATCAGCTCCTCTCCATAGCTGATTGCCAAGAGCTCCTGGGCAAGCAACACCTTACCAGACGGATCCAAGGGTTGTGTTGCTTCCCTAAAAAACCACCCATCAGACTGGATGCCCGATTGAACAAAACTCGGaacctcctccttctcttctcttctctcccaaaaaccAGAATAGAGGCGTCCGAGCCAAGGGGGAGCTCCATCCTCGGCCGCCAGAAGTTGGTCGCGCACCCTTCTCTCAAGATGGGTTAATGTTGTGTTCTTAGTTTTGATTCCTGAGTTACATTTGTTATTGCAGCATGTTTGTATCAACAATGAAGAGGCTTCAAGTGTTAAAGCAGAGCTCTGAACTTCCACATTAAACAGACTAAGTTTTACCACAAAATTTAATCCCCTCCACTGTTCATGTTCATATTCTTTTGGGTATAGCTTTGAGCTTCTTTTTGACTAGGGATTAATTATGGGGTTATGCTTCTGACTTTGTGTTGCAGTAGGCAGCAGTAAGACGAGCACTCCCTATTGTTGAAGGAGGGTAAATTCTAGATAGTCAAAGATTCATTTACAGGTTTTTGAAAATCggatcaaaatttagagaatcAATGTCAGTCCCAGTTAATACAGATTGTATTCATCGTGTCCGATCGAGTTAGGCCGAGTTCGACTATTTCTGGGATGATTCCAAATTTCCAATGATGATGATCGATTGATCTTGTATCGGATTTCAAGTTTTGTATTCCGTAAAAGTCTCTTTTAACAGGAGTAGGGTACCAATTTTTTTAGGGTGAAAGAAACTTGTCAGTCTAGTGAAAAATGAGGCTGATGCACGGGTCAATAGAAAGGTGCACACAGTAAAAGGGTAATGCATTCTTCTCATGCCTGACACCAATTTGGGCGTTTGTTGCACCACATTGGTAGGGtttttttcacattttattattatacttatctctctcaaaaaaaaaaaaaaaacctatccGCATAAATATATGAGGGATCTGGCGAGGTCTTGCCCATAATTTTCCATGCCTTTGTCAGTATCTCGTTCTTCGTGCCTTCTTTCAAAACGTTAGATCACCATGTGCAGCTACATATCGAATCACCCCCTCTCATAATAGTAGTATACATCAGTATCATCACAGCTGGTCCACGACAGTGGGCCACCACCAGATTTCCATTATCAAAgttccaacttcctccattttcctttgaaatattatttaagaaaaaaaacaagGTATTATAGAATacctcttctccattttctctccaGCTTCTCATATAAGCCTTGAGCCTTCAACCTCAAGGTTGCACACGTATTAACAAACCATTGAGGCTATGAAGAGATTTGCGGACAAACAAGGATTTTGATTTAATGGTGttcaaaattttctcttcacaaCCAAACCAAATCCATCAAGGTCGATACCAATTGGGATTGGCCTAGATCAAATAGAAATATCTTTGATTTCACCTTAAaagctattttttttattattttattcttcaTTTATATTGATTCATTCATATGATATCGATCAagactgatactgatacttaatCCATTCGGATCCAATTTCTTAACCTGTGATCACACTCCATTGTTCAAGGCCTGCCGTACCCTTTCTTTAATGTAATCAATAGTTCAAATCTTttgatgaagagattcttttGGCCTTCGGTTAAAAGTAATtggatcttaaaaaaaaaaaaaaacatacacaCATACCCCACTGTGTGGTGAACCTGATCCTCTGCTTCTCACTTTTGTAACCGCCAATCTCTTGGACGAGTCTTTGGAGATCTGTACTTATTATCTGGAGAAACTCTGTTATGCTGAAATATAAAGGGGTTATAAGGAAGATGGATGAAGGGGTTTCTGTTcactcatgtcatcaaaaaatcattttgcaccTAAGAATTTCAGACATATTTTTCATTCTATACTTTATTACATTtagtagttaaaaaaaaatggcaatagAATGCTACCCCACTAGTgcaagtaagggtgtcaatcggttcgaCTCTAAATAatgataaggtggaccataATCGAATTGAGAACCGACTTGATTCCATATTTAGATATTAAAACCGATTCAATTAGgctcggtttggttttgattcaaaattcaatTCTGATATACAGTTTTAATTTCGTTTTATACATTGGTTTTAATTCTgttatgaaaacggttccacttttgaactatgactgtgatggaccaaaggtcataatgggctcaagttatgggccttatagCCATTGCTAATTCCAAAATTATGttagcttgtaaatatgtgatgataaattgtaaaaaacacttaccacataaaaaaaattaaagaaataaaaaacttgcaaaaaacactcttgaGTGATAAGAGTAATTCGGTTCGAACCGATGGTTTCgacaccctaaaccaaaaccgagTCGAACTGaatagcatactcacatattcGAACTGAATTTAAACCGACTAaattcggttcagttttgatccggTTAATTCGgcttggtttcgatttcgatttgaaattgacaccctaaaGTACAAGTATATACCAACATGCAAGCCAATGGGAAGGTGTGTGAGAACATCTTCAATGCAAGGTATCAAGGTCTTTCCACACCCACTATGTCTAGACATAAATGCATTTTAGCGGGTAGCatttttcttccaatttttagattaaaaattattttcattaataaatttttataaatagataaaataaaataaaaaatgatatcaaACAGAGTTAATGGATAAGTTATTAAAAAATGAGGTTTTTTAAATATCTcttatttgtttcatctttgTTTCATCTGCAGGCTGTCACACAAGCCTGGAACCTTCGATCTCAAGGTTGAGTTAATGGCCAACAATCCACTGAAACTATGAAGAGGTTCGTGCGTAACAAAATTCTTGTTTTACCCACATTCAATTCTCTCTTCTGGTaccatctattttttattttttatttttaaaattttttttgcccCTTTATGACACAATTGTTGAAGCTCTAAAATACTGTTTCTTTAATCTAATTAGAGGGTCAAAAAGAGATTCACTCCACAAAAACAAGAACTCATGAGATTGTTCCACACCTTGAGAGACCGTATCACCAAAacctgaaatttgaaattttaaaattttaagactAAGTTCATAATCAAAATCTGAGAGCAACTCTGTGAGTTCTTATATCCTTAGGTGATGCAAGACTCTGTTGACTTGTCTAATAAAACCTGAATATCATGTTAAACCAAGGAACAAGGCCATGaaaaatctttttcttcttaattatgTTGAATTATTTTCACTGTATTTTCCGAGTACGTTATTTGATCAAATCAATAAATTTACAGCTTCAAGGAATAAAtatggaccaagttttcctttacTGTGTAGCAATATAATGTCTCTTTGGGATGATGTGATCATGTGGTTAGATTTTTAGGTCATCATGAGTATACTTCCAttcctattgatgaagtcaaaACTATCCCTCTAATATCTGATGTCgttcaaaataaaattgtacagtagaagagaaaatagaaaaccaaatATAAAGTAGCAATGGTCAAAGATGTCAATTTAACTTTGAATCTTTTGAGGACTATCTCCCCACTGAAAGGCCTCACACCCTAATAGGTGTTACAATACACGACAAAAAACAAAGAGAGTACAAAAGTTTTCATTTGCTTCTTTCAAAACAAGTACAAGCCTAGAAAATGGTGTAGCATTACCACTGATATAAGCTTTACCGAGGTTTAAAAACCCAGAATCAAAATGGTGTAGCATTAAaccgtgattttttttttttagtttttaaattcaaaaaacttgTAGATCTTACTACAAGAGCCACAAGAGAGGTTtaactgattttttttgttattttattgaataaaaagaaagaaagaaaataattatcaTAAAGATCAAAGTGCATTCACAACCGATTCCAAAATAAGTTGCAAGAATCATCGTTAATCAAAATTTAGGCTGGCAAATTCGAGCTTCACCATCAAAGATTTAGTTCATGGTATCAACACTAGTACTAATCCCCGTCAATACCAATACTGATAATATCTGACAATGTTGCCCCCCaagatttttttcatttttttcatcacCGATCTAATATCAACCAAGTATCGGAATCAACCACAGCTGACTCGATACTAATTCATGTTCACCATCAGACCTGATCTGGTGAAATAAACTTAAATAACCAACCtttttatcatatatttttctccttcctttttgataaataaatcaGTGAGCCCTTGGACATCCAACTCGTACACCGCAGGCTTTTCTGTATCACTCTTTGAAGTGCAGATTGATAAATAGTACATAGTATGGAGTACATTGTTGACCTTTAATTTCCTTTGGCTTACCTTtatattcaaataaaaataaaaaataagcacTCATTTCATCTGCATAGGTTCTGGTTGCAATAATATTTACAGAGAAATAGGTGGATACTTTTACTACTTGTGTACAACAGTACAAGCCCTAACGCATGTTGTTCTTGCGAGCTATTTCTCGAGCCATTTCACGGAGTTCTTCGGGAGATTGAGGTCGAGGACCTTCTGGGGGATACACCACATAAGAACGCTGATCACCCAAAGCAAGATAGCATTCTTCAGATTATGAACATCAATGATGAATGAAAAATGACATTTCAATCTACTAAGAAAGTAGTATGGAAGGTCAAGTTGCTGCAACACTAGTAAGAAAAAGAGTAGCCAGAAAGAACCTGAAGCTCCTCATTACCACAAATAAAAAGGTTTTGAAgttcttaatatatatatatatatatatatacgcatTTTCTCATATGGCGGAGCACAAGCAACAAGAAGACTACGTCGTCTAAGAAAAGATTTAGTGGTCATCTGAACTAGAGAAACATCAATGACAACCTCATACCCAGTACCCAATCTAGCAACAGGGAAAAACTGACATCCAATCAAAAGATAATTAACTGTGATAGGACAAGCAATATCCATTGTGAAGGAAAGTGGGTTCAGTTTCAAGATCCAGAAGAGATGTCTTGgttcaaacaacaaaaaggaGACAGAATATATACCATAGTAAAACTGGGCCAACAAGGGAAGATTTTCTACGTGATAATATTGATTTCATTGAAAAAGATGGGACTAAATAGCTCTACCACTAGAATAACATTAgctgaatctctctctctctctctattagcATCACTCCATCCCTTCCTGATCAGCAGTTCCACCCCCGTCACTTCTTTTTACCCTGCTCTAATTGAGTTCTCTTCCCCAATGGCTCTTGAAAAACTGCCTATAACAGAACCACCTTACATGCCCAATAATTGACTGATGCAGTTGCCATATTTGGTTTCTATGGGCCTTTGGTAATGGGATTCTAAATCACCGAGGATTAGGGTTTCGAACATATTTGCTAAGGCGattaggcgacccaaggcagtggaggggaACCTAGGTGAGACAAGGCACACTAGGCAGGCATTACAAATAAATTAATTCCTCAGCCGTATTTTTATGGAACATAAAACATATTGTGACAGTATGAGTAAAGGGTTGCAGACCACACATGCAGCTGAAGGCACAACACAGATGggggaaaaaatgaagaagagaagggaaaaaacaaAGTGAAACAGGGAAACAGGGAAACAGAAAAGAAGCAGCAAGGCTTACTGGTTGGGTCGCAGTCGCCACCAATTGGGTCATAGATGCCACAAGGGTTTCAAAGAGGGAAGGATGAAGGGTAGTTCTCAGTCTTGCACAGAGGAAGGCTGTGGGGTTTCAATCGACTTCAGCAGTTCAGccccccttttcctttttttctttttatttttttaattttattattatcataatcatattattattattattattattattatttttttcacatgCATGTGATTCCATGCATCCTGATGTACCAAAATCTTgtacaaaaacaaataaataaaccaaaaaGAGAATCCAGCATatataacattaaaaaaattataagaggCTACAAAAAATAAGGCGACTACACACCTTGGGTGGCCAGAAGTGCTTTGTTGCCTAGGTCTTGACAACAATTATGGTTTAGAAACCAAGAAATTTTTCAGAATCAGGATTAGGAACAATACGATTGGAGAGAATTCAAATAGTATTAGAGTCTATTTGGTCAATATGCAGGCTGAACGTTCAGTTCATTTGGAAGAACATGATAGTAAAATATTAGGGCAATCCAATGATTGGCCATTGAGGAAACCTCCTTGAAGTTAGGACAACTTAGGAACCAGAAATCAGTGGCAGAATTCTGAAGTTTCAAACAGCAATGGATAATGAACAGAGTAATGAATAAGTAGCAGTACAAAACCAGTAATACCAACAGGATAGTGttctgaaattagaagttgaaATCAGAAAACAGAATTGAAGTTTTTAAGAAATCATATTAGGAATAAGTTACTTGAAAATCGATGCCAACTTAAGACTTTGAAAACAAAACCAGACTCGGAACTTAGAATATATCTACAACTGAATTCAGAACTTAAAATCAGATTCAAACTAAAGATTCTAGAACTCGCACTTGAAGTACGGATACTGAGATCTGATgcaaaaataagattttgatttCAGAAACAGAACTTGAAGAACTTAAACAAAGCGGTGATCAACCATATATGATTAAAAGCAAAAGAGAACCAATCTATAAAAGAATAAAGCATGCGCACGTAGAGAGATGGTGATACTTGACctgagaatgaaaagaaaatatatgaatgaatggctggttatatatatatatatatatatatatatatactaatgAAAATAGCCTAAACCAACTAATAATCAACTTGGCTAATTGACCAATAAAATACTTAAAACGACCTCAAAACTGACTTAAGAACAGAACATAGAATTAGAATGTATTATGGACTCAAATTCCAAATAATTCTAGAATTTGACTTAATAAAGAGAACCAAAACTAAACAGCACTGGACTTATAGAATCCTAATCCAGCCTGAACtaggataaataaaaaattatcaaaataggaaaagaaacaGAATTCTACTTAATAGAACTCCATAGTAGACTAGGAATGCAATTCTGAGTGAGAATAGGATTCTTAGAGAAATTAGGATTCCTAGAGGGACTAGGAATTCTGAAACTCTTGAAACCACAGGCAAGTTGGctattctcccttctccctttgGTACTGCTGCTGGTACCTAAATTATACATCATTAGGTCAATTGTTTACGGTTATTTTGTTGTATTGGGCCTCAATTATAAGGCCATAAAATAAACTGGTAAGATAAGAAAGAGATGAATGCATCTGTCAAATCTTGACTGGATGTATGTGGTAAGTAACTAGTACACATTCATAAGTCATGACAAACGCTTCTGtcacgtaaaaatcacatttaaCAAGTCTACCAATTCAGCAATACCTAAAAGGATCTAATGCAACAGCAATATTTGTCTCATGCAACTATTCAAAAAATACCAACAGATATCTATCGCATGCATCTTTCCGAACATAATGGCACATAAAAGTTTCCTAAAGTATAATGATAGTAAACCAATAATTTacatgaccaaaaaaaaattctttttaagGTATATAATGTACAACACTGTTCAATCTCTTATTCAGTCTTCAGTTATGTAATCTTGGTGTCAACTAAGGATGGATAGAAAAACTCAAGACATAACAAATTAATGAATATgaatataaaagagaaagagagagagagcatacaTTTCCCATTACTTTCTTGAGATTGTCAGAGTTGTGGGCAAACGTGTACATGAGAGCAGCAGGAACTGTCACATAAAGAGCGAATTTTGCAACCTCAAGAACCCCTTGTGCAGTTGTAAAAGAAGACATTTTACtgagaaagaaaagttaaatgAGTCAAATCTAGAAATGAAAAGGACAAACCAATTCGAAGACAGAAGAAACCTAGTAGAAGGAACAGATAGAATAATTTTTTGTTAATGTAATTTGGTGATAATGGAAATTTAACAAGTTTATAATATAGTATGGACCAGTAAGTCTAGAGATCACCCCCTGATACATgcataatttttatttgatgtttttaggaggagaaaaaaaaaagacaaacaaTGCTCAGTTGTTGAGTAGAGGCGGACTACCTCCTAATCAGGCCGAGACGTCATGGCTTCCTCAGTAAAGCTAACCCAAGTtatccctattttatctcttgtagctttttatttatctatttattatttAGTTCTTAATGTTCTCTTgtatttcctattttctctctatccCTTCCAATCTTCTctcaaattttctctcctctattttgttTGCACGCATCGCCCCCACCCCCCATCCACCacccaataaataataataataataataataataatataaacttCTGAGATGATACACAACAACTAACATTGCGTCCAAGAATCAAGCCCACATTACTAGAGTTTCCACCAAAATATGAAAGTATATCGAGGGTTAGATTAGATGTTTGCCTTCATTGTCTACATCACTCTGATCTACAATTGGAAATAcaatttgggaaaaaaaaaatcaaatatatcaGCTTTAAATCCCACCCCCAGCTATAAATTTGTGATCCAACCACAACTAATCCAGAATCGTCATTGATTACTCCCGCATAAACACTATCGGAAACTCAAAAATCTATGATGAAGAATAATTTccataataaaagaaataacagTACTCCGAATTCAGATCATAGCCGGAAGTGCAACAAAACAGAAGGCAAGATATTAAGCAGTGGTGTGATTGGAGATGACCGGAAAACAATCACAAACCCAAATCCTGGAATCAATTTCAGAAGCTCGTTGAGGAGCTATTCTCTTCATTTCGAGAGCAAATGCCAAAAGAATTAAGAAGCCTTACCGAGAGACAGGGAGAGGGAATTCGCCGTTGTGGACTCGTCTTTCACCGTCTAGGTTGCAGAAGGGTTTTGAACTTTTGGTGCGAGACGAAGGCTGAAAGAAGACCAGAAAACCGTATACGTCAATATTTGGAATGAAGATTTTTAGTAAGCGGTATCGGGCCATCGGGACCCGGATTGGACTCAGCCtccgttttcctttttttttNNNNNNNNNNNNNNNNNNNNTTTTGAATTAGACTCTAAACCATGTGCCTAATCTAGAACATGTCCTCCCCATGGTCAAAATGGATACATTATTTGTTCACGCAACAAAATGCATGTCTACCGGCATTTGAAAAAAAGACATTCCGCCTTTAACAATATTATGACTCCAAAAAAATCTCTTGCTCTCCATTTCCCGTCAATCCCCTCACCAACTGTGATCACAATCACATTAATGGCGTCACCACCCTTGCATTGCTTGGATCTCTATTTCCATTGGAGGACTCTCTCACCTCCGAGCAAAATAATAGAAATGTGAAATTCTTAAAATTTCATATCAGTCATATGAGGGGTTGATGTATATCACATCGATTATTAAAGAAAATTGATAAGGGTTGATATAGTCAATCCTCTATAACTATATAACTATATCAGGAAGATTCAAGGTGAACACAACAGCCCATTACTTGATGCTGCCTCCCAAGAATAACTTTCCAGCCCAatgggatgattttttttttttttttttttgggtggggttgGGCTGGAGAGGGGACGGATACGTAGATGACCATGCACAAAATATTTTCCCAAATCTTAATTATTGTAAATAATACAAGGATCTGATACTCTCTTAATAATGGATAGATTCTCTTTGACATCTAGTGATACCATTTCTAGCTAAACAAAATAGATGACACTATTTAATATCATCAACTAATGATGATAAACAACAATTTCAAAGTATATACAATTTTAATCGAGTATGCAATTAGGACCATTTTGAAGAATATATTTACTAATATTAATATCTGTATAGAAGGATCATTTTGAAGTATATACTTATTAATTTTAGTATAGTATTTGTCTATAGGGACCATTTTAATCGAGTAGGCAATCAGGACCATTTGAACAATATACATACTAATATTAGTATATGTATATAAGGACCATTTGCTCTACTTCAAGGGTAGATCCAGCCTAGTTGATAGATTATGATTCTGATTCCTCGAACCATAGGCATGATTGATCCCAGGAATGGAAActtttaattaatgaaaaaaatatttttctaaacATCACAAGGCATGTATTTAATCATATGGAAAGATGCTATGTCCATTCTGACAATTGGATAAAAAGGACATGATTTAGATTAGTCACGTGTCGAATTtcaaagtctaattcaatcaaatatgtTTCCCTGTACTGGCATGCATTCCATGTATATTCATTCATACATGTGTAGCAGTTCCCTAGACATTATAATAGGAACATATAAAGTTTTAAAACATCATAAAAATGGATGATTTAGATTTATCTTGTGATTTTCAAAAACATTACATTCATTTGTTTATATTTCTACATTTTCTTCTCGATCTGTAGAAGAAATATACATTTGTTAAATTGTTTAGCCTTTGCTTGTTGAGTAAATTCCAACATTGTTTCTTCCAATAAAAAAGAATTCCACCATTTCACAAATTTTATAATGAGCTAAAATATTGATTATTATAAAGGGTATAGGGATCTGATACTTCTCAATAATGGATGGATTCTCTTTGAGATCTAGTCAAGCTATTTCTATTGAACCAACGCTTAACTAATGATAAATATACTTTTATAACCTATCAATTTA is part of the Macadamia integrifolia cultivar HAES 741 chromosome 9, SCU_Mint_v3, whole genome shotgun sequence genome and encodes:
- the LOC122088758 gene encoding uncharacterized protein LOC122088758, which encodes MARYRLLKIFIPNIDVYGFLVFFQPSSRTKSSKPFCNLDGERRVHNGEFPLPVSRKMSSFTTAQGVLEVAKFALYVTVPAALMYTFAHNSDNLKKVMGNRSYVVYPPEGPRPQSPEELREMAREIARKNNMR